In Ciconia boyciana chromosome 12, ASM3463844v1, whole genome shotgun sequence, a genomic segment contains:
- the KIAA1210 gene encoding acrosomal protein KIAA1210 homolog isoform X2 has translation MATGPTEITQSPETGETVEECTGKKKSKFQTFKNFFAKKKRKEPPPPRGESNLKPSQSSSDVSISVLDTTALHSPKEAGPKGSMGNKALSHDSVFIFESAPGNVAGDMLSQENIPGRVKTLQLQLQQNIRLGSPPLVITGKKLEDAGAVSEDDGLPRSPPEISTLHEVLTDSPSKSSNPVQRHSSLSLGGTDSEDEQIPSGASSRPISPSSSAALGAPGSRGSSFLPVDFTIPASPLGCLDTSAARHRIAINPRKQKGFTNKNQQPPQVEQLENEACLSATPEKKGNSTELLESDQHKSDWEGLSVQVGHCAKGSGSKETPGVKSPTDAARDSCDSTLVAEDSCALLQKDACLPDMDHHYKAAAPLLRPEPSPVKLEEHHSAKVSYYSDESADELKLHQQNTNTEVSTLPKSQQIEGETVVVPDILAADLFSNGVEIEGIDILADVAQRSSVNSVDPNIKDQEKGDPLFISKVEAGLGTIENHSNHAVSDTAPSTSQVAVADSESSSDIKTVAVLKPENSSVTRNDKETCEIMEFQSSKGDAEKNIDTAASVLEAGCILTPSELEVCFTAETVSVLKGNQGSQQANTSYISEKLSIGCLASSSLAGLKSHISSDDDSKEYQISSTASHRKTVEDSRSSDENVKSPLKTASAKPVRFTIAPAWQRSLSGGSNSKEDSYTRSSPTSPIRPELFEGMTKEHTRFDAVIQESAKTSSDRFDRNCKDSDLHLNSSMEWADHEAQNVENPFGIRLRRTSSLLKYQNESRAESPKLIPSAVPIASSASVKEDQKSVGTGKPPPGLPVSTKSFVKKTDLLEDKSLPKTRSEEVAKKQNGHKLSEKVSSRHLETASSEPAWVSMAKLKQKGFQDHPLAKEHIAEDKALTKVDQEEQGNCASENILKKNMSSSLSSQDRKMHVKTSVSAAAGKVGPIAQEASVIPAVEKEARHSSNLPMTPCSPAEPPWLSLAKKKAKAWSEMPQIVQ, from the exons gcCCAAAGGAAGCATGGGAAACAAAGCCTTGTCCCATGACAGCGTCTTCATTTTTGAGTCTGCACCAGGAAATGTGGCAGGTGACATGTTGTCTCAGGAAAACATACCTGGAAGAGTGAAAACTTTGCAG CTTCAGTTGCAGCAGAACATCAGACTTGGATCACCTCCTCTTGTTATAACTGGAAAGAAACTGGAAGATGCAGGTGCTGTTTCTGAAGATGATGGTTTACCTAGAAGCCCTCCTGAAATTTCAACCCTTCATGAAGTTCTGACAGATTCACCAAGCAAG TCCTCCAACCCTGTTCAGCGTCATAGCTCTTTGAGTTTAGGCGGGACAGACAGTGAAGATGAACAG ATACCTTCCGGAGCTTCCTCCAGGCCCATCAGTCCTTcatcctctgctgctctgggggCCCCCGGCTCACGAGGCAGCAGCTTCCTTCCCGTTGACTTCACCATCCCTGCCAGTCCCCTTGGCTGCCTGGACACCTCAGCAGCCAGGCACAGGATTGCCATAAACCCCCGGAAACAGAAAGGCTTTACCAACAAGAATCAGCAACCCCCCCAG GTGGAGCAGCTGGAAAATGAAGCATGTCTTTCTGCAACTccagaaaagaagggaaattcAACAGAATTACTTGAGAGTGACCAGCATAAAAGTGATTGGGAAG GATTATCAGTCCAGGTGGGACATTGTGCAAAGGGAAGCGGTTCTAAGGAGACACCAGGTGTAAAAAGTCCCACTGATGCTGCCCGTGACTCTTGTGATTCCACACTTGTGGCAGAAGACTCTTGTGCTTTGCTGCAAAAGGATGCATGCCTTCCGGACATGGACCATCACTATAAAGCAGCTGCACCCCTTCTGAGACCTGAGCCTTCTCCAGTGAAGCTGGAGGAACACCACAGTGCAAAAGTGTCGTACTATTCAGATGAGTCTGCTGATGAATTGAAATTACATCAGCAAAATACTAATACTGAAGTATCTACGCTTCCAAAATCGCAACAAATTGAAGGAGAAACTGTTGTGGTTCCAGACATACTAGCAGCTGACTTATTTAGCAATGGTGTGGAAATAGAAGGCATAGATATATTGGCAGATGTTGCGCAAAGGTCCTCAGTAAATTCTGTGGACCCAAACATCAAAGACCAGGAAAAGGGCGATCCACTGTTTATTAGCAAAGTAGAAGCCGGCTTGGGTACTATTGAGAATCATTCCAACCACGCTGTCTCAGATACAGCACCAAGCACTTCACAGGTTGCGGTAGCCGATTCAGAGTCATCTTCTGACATCAAGACAGTGGCTGTTTTGAAGCCTGAAAACAGTTCAGTAACAAGAAATGACAAAGAAACTTGTGAAATAATGGAATTTCAGTCATCCAAAGGcgatgcagaaaaaaatatagacaCTGCTGCATCTGTCTTGGAAGCAGGTTGCATACTAACTCCCAGTGAATTGGAAGTATGTTTTACAGcagaaactgtttctgttttgaagggTAACCAAGGCAGTCAACAGGCCAACACAtcatacatttctgaaaaactttCCATTGGATGTCTTGCCTCTTCAAGTTTGGCTGGCTTGAAGAGTCATATCTCTTCCGATGATGACAGTAAGGAGTACCAGATAAGCAGTacagcttctcacagaaaaaCAGTGGAAGACAGTCGATCTTcagatgaaaatgtaaaaagtcCACTGAAGACTGCTTCTGCTAAACCAGTCAGATTTACCATTGCACCAGCATGGCAAAGATCTCTCTCAGGGGGTTCAAATTCAAAGGAAGATTCCTATACTAGAAGTTCCCCAACGTCCCCTATAAGACCAGAGTTGTTTGAAGGAATGACAAAAGAACACACACGTTTTGATGCAGTCATCCAGGAATCAGCAAAAACCAGCTCAGATAGATTTGATCGAAACTGTAAGGACAGTGATTTGCATTTGAATTCTTCTATGGAGTGGGCTGACCATGAAGCACAAAATGTTGAAAACCCATTTGGGATCAGACTAAGGAGAACATCTTCTTTACTAAAATACCAGAATGAAAGCCGTGCTGAGTCTCCAAAGCTGATCCCCTCAGCTGTTCCCATTGCTTCTTCTGCTTCAGTCAAGGAGGATCAGAAATCGGTGGGCACTGGGAAGCCACCTCCAGGCCTTCCTGTCAGCACAAaatcatttgttaaaaaaacagatCTCCTAGAAGATAAAAGTCTTCCCAAGACAAGATCAGAAGAAGTTGCAAAGAAGCAAAATGGTCATAAACTTTCAG AAAAAGTCTCCTCTCGACATTTGGAAACTGCTTCCTCTGAACCAGCTTGGGTCTCCATggcaaaactaaaacaaaaggGTTTCCAGGACCACCCTCTTGCCAAAGAACATATAGCTGAAGACAAAGCTTTGACCAAAGTGGATCAAGAGGAG CAAGGGAACTGTGCCAGCGAGAACATACTGAAGAAGAATATGTCTTCCAGCTTGAGCTCTCAGGACAGGAAAATGCACGTGAAGACCAGTGtgtctgctgcagcag GTAAAGTTGGACCTATTGCTCAGGAAGCATCTGTGATTCCTGCTGTTGAAAAGGAAGCAAGACACTCCTCTAACCTGCCAATGACACCATGCAGCCCTGCTGAACCACCGTGGCTGTCCCTGGCCAAGAAGAAAGCCAAAGCATGGAGTGAAATGCCCCAGATTGTACAATAG
- the KIAA1210 gene encoding acrosomal protein KIAA1210 homolog isoform X3 → MLQALLNSRNPSESLSDRGFSKQIVGEKSSAHWDLSSGKPSWRSQVTISWLRGQQRSHSHLKQERQLKSAQLQLQQNIRLGSPPLVITGKKLEDAGAVSEDDGLPRSPPEISTLHEVLTDSPSKSSNPVQRHSSLSLGGTDSEDEQIPSGASSRPISPSSSAALGAPGSRGSSFLPVDFTIPASPLGCLDTSAARHRIAINPRKQKGFTNKNQQPPQVEQLENEACLSATPEKKGNSTELLESDQHKSDWEGLSVQVGHCAKGSGSKETPGVKSPTDAARDSCDSTLVAEDSCALLQKDACLPDMDHHYKAAAPLLRPEPSPVKLEEHHSAKVSYYSDESADELKLHQQNTNTEVSTLPKSQQIEGETVVVPDILAADLFSNGVEIEGIDILADVAQRSSVNSVDPNIKDQEKGDPLFISKVEAGLGTIENHSNHAVSDTAPSTSQVAVADSESSSDIKTVAVLKPENSSVTRNDKETCEIMEFQSSKGDAEKNIDTAASVLEAGCILTPSELEVCFTAETVSVLKGNQGSQQANTSYISEKLSIGCLASSSLAGLKSHISSDDDSKEYQISSTASHRKTVEDSRSSDENVKSPLKTASAKPVRFTIAPAWQRSLSGGSNSKEDSYTRSSPTSPIRPELFEGMTKEHTRFDAVIQESAKTSSDRFDRNCKDSDLHLNSSMEWADHEAQNVENPFGIRLRRTSSLLKYQNESRAESPKLIPSAVPIASSASVKEDQKSVGTGKPPPGLPVSTKSFVKKTDLLEDKSLPKTRSEEVAKKQNGHKLSEKVSSRHLETASSEPAWVSMAKLKQKGFQDHPLAKEHIAEDKALTKVDQEEQGNCASENILKKNMSSSLSSQDRKMHVKTSVSAAAGKVGPIAQEASVIPAVEKEARHSSNLPMTPCSPAEPPWLSLAKKKAKAWSEMPQIVQ, encoded by the exons CTTCAGTTGCAGCAGAACATCAGACTTGGATCACCTCCTCTTGTTATAACTGGAAAGAAACTGGAAGATGCAGGTGCTGTTTCTGAAGATGATGGTTTACCTAGAAGCCCTCCTGAAATTTCAACCCTTCATGAAGTTCTGACAGATTCACCAAGCAAG TCCTCCAACCCTGTTCAGCGTCATAGCTCTTTGAGTTTAGGCGGGACAGACAGTGAAGATGAACAG ATACCTTCCGGAGCTTCCTCCAGGCCCATCAGTCCTTcatcctctgctgctctgggggCCCCCGGCTCACGAGGCAGCAGCTTCCTTCCCGTTGACTTCACCATCCCTGCCAGTCCCCTTGGCTGCCTGGACACCTCAGCAGCCAGGCACAGGATTGCCATAAACCCCCGGAAACAGAAAGGCTTTACCAACAAGAATCAGCAACCCCCCCAG GTGGAGCAGCTGGAAAATGAAGCATGTCTTTCTGCAACTccagaaaagaagggaaattcAACAGAATTACTTGAGAGTGACCAGCATAAAAGTGATTGGGAAG GATTATCAGTCCAGGTGGGACATTGTGCAAAGGGAAGCGGTTCTAAGGAGACACCAGGTGTAAAAAGTCCCACTGATGCTGCCCGTGACTCTTGTGATTCCACACTTGTGGCAGAAGACTCTTGTGCTTTGCTGCAAAAGGATGCATGCCTTCCGGACATGGACCATCACTATAAAGCAGCTGCACCCCTTCTGAGACCTGAGCCTTCTCCAGTGAAGCTGGAGGAACACCACAGTGCAAAAGTGTCGTACTATTCAGATGAGTCTGCTGATGAATTGAAATTACATCAGCAAAATACTAATACTGAAGTATCTACGCTTCCAAAATCGCAACAAATTGAAGGAGAAACTGTTGTGGTTCCAGACATACTAGCAGCTGACTTATTTAGCAATGGTGTGGAAATAGAAGGCATAGATATATTGGCAGATGTTGCGCAAAGGTCCTCAGTAAATTCTGTGGACCCAAACATCAAAGACCAGGAAAAGGGCGATCCACTGTTTATTAGCAAAGTAGAAGCCGGCTTGGGTACTATTGAGAATCATTCCAACCACGCTGTCTCAGATACAGCACCAAGCACTTCACAGGTTGCGGTAGCCGATTCAGAGTCATCTTCTGACATCAAGACAGTGGCTGTTTTGAAGCCTGAAAACAGTTCAGTAACAAGAAATGACAAAGAAACTTGTGAAATAATGGAATTTCAGTCATCCAAAGGcgatgcagaaaaaaatatagacaCTGCTGCATCTGTCTTGGAAGCAGGTTGCATACTAACTCCCAGTGAATTGGAAGTATGTTTTACAGcagaaactgtttctgttttgaagggTAACCAAGGCAGTCAACAGGCCAACACAtcatacatttctgaaaaactttCCATTGGATGTCTTGCCTCTTCAAGTTTGGCTGGCTTGAAGAGTCATATCTCTTCCGATGATGACAGTAAGGAGTACCAGATAAGCAGTacagcttctcacagaaaaaCAGTGGAAGACAGTCGATCTTcagatgaaaatgtaaaaagtcCACTGAAGACTGCTTCTGCTAAACCAGTCAGATTTACCATTGCACCAGCATGGCAAAGATCTCTCTCAGGGGGTTCAAATTCAAAGGAAGATTCCTATACTAGAAGTTCCCCAACGTCCCCTATAAGACCAGAGTTGTTTGAAGGAATGACAAAAGAACACACACGTTTTGATGCAGTCATCCAGGAATCAGCAAAAACCAGCTCAGATAGATTTGATCGAAACTGTAAGGACAGTGATTTGCATTTGAATTCTTCTATGGAGTGGGCTGACCATGAAGCACAAAATGTTGAAAACCCATTTGGGATCAGACTAAGGAGAACATCTTCTTTACTAAAATACCAGAATGAAAGCCGTGCTGAGTCTCCAAAGCTGATCCCCTCAGCTGTTCCCATTGCTTCTTCTGCTTCAGTCAAGGAGGATCAGAAATCGGTGGGCACTGGGAAGCCACCTCCAGGCCTTCCTGTCAGCACAAaatcatttgttaaaaaaacagatCTCCTAGAAGATAAAAGTCTTCCCAAGACAAGATCAGAAGAAGTTGCAAAGAAGCAAAATGGTCATAAACTTTCAG AAAAAGTCTCCTCTCGACATTTGGAAACTGCTTCCTCTGAACCAGCTTGGGTCTCCATggcaaaactaaaacaaaaggGTTTCCAGGACCACCCTCTTGCCAAAGAACATATAGCTGAAGACAAAGCTTTGACCAAAGTGGATCAAGAGGAG CAAGGGAACTGTGCCAGCGAGAACATACTGAAGAAGAATATGTCTTCCAGCTTGAGCTCTCAGGACAGGAAAATGCACGTGAAGACCAGTGtgtctgctgcagcag GTAAAGTTGGACCTATTGCTCAGGAAGCATCTGTGATTCCTGCTGTTGAAAAGGAAGCAAGACACTCCTCTAACCTGCCAATGACACCATGCAGCCCTGCTGAACCACCGTGGCTGTCCCTGGCCAAGAAGAAAGCCAAAGCATGGAGTGAAATGCCCCAGATTGTACAATAG
- the KIAA1210 gene encoding acrosomal protein KIAA1210 homolog isoform X5, producing the protein MTISWLRGQQRSHSHLKQERQLKSAQLQLQQNIRLGSPPLVITGKKLEDAGAVSEDDGLPRSPPEISTLHEVLTDSPSKSSNPVQRHSSLSLGGTDSEDEQIPSGASSRPISPSSSAALGAPGSRGSSFLPVDFTIPASPLGCLDTSAARHRIAINPRKQKGFTNKNQQPPQVEQLENEACLSATPEKKGNSTELLESDQHKSDWEGLSVQVGHCAKGSGSKETPGVKSPTDAARDSCDSTLVAEDSCALLQKDACLPDMDHHYKAAAPLLRPEPSPVKLEEHHSAKVSYYSDESADELKLHQQNTNTEVSTLPKSQQIEGETVVVPDILAADLFSNGVEIEGIDILADVAQRSSVNSVDPNIKDQEKGDPLFISKVEAGLGTIENHSNHAVSDTAPSTSQVAVADSESSSDIKTVAVLKPENSSVTRNDKETCEIMEFQSSKGDAEKNIDTAASVLEAGCILTPSELEVCFTAETVSVLKGNQGSQQANTSYISEKLSIGCLASSSLAGLKSHISSDDDSKEYQISSTASHRKTVEDSRSSDENVKSPLKTASAKPVRFTIAPAWQRSLSGGSNSKEDSYTRSSPTSPIRPELFEGMTKEHTRFDAVIQESAKTSSDRFDRNCKDSDLHLNSSMEWADHEAQNVENPFGIRLRRTSSLLKYQNESRAESPKLIPSAVPIASSASVKEDQKSVGTGKPPPGLPVSTKSFVKKTDLLEDKSLPKTRSEEVAKKQNGHKLSEKVSSRHLETASSEPAWVSMAKLKQKGFQDHPLAKEHIAEDKALTKVDQEEQGNCASENILKKNMSSSLSSQDRKMHVKTSVSAAAGKVGPIAQEASVIPAVEKEARHSSNLPMTPCSPAEPPWLSLAKKKAKAWSEMPQIVQ; encoded by the exons CTTCAGTTGCAGCAGAACATCAGACTTGGATCACCTCCTCTTGTTATAACTGGAAAGAAACTGGAAGATGCAGGTGCTGTTTCTGAAGATGATGGTTTACCTAGAAGCCCTCCTGAAATTTCAACCCTTCATGAAGTTCTGACAGATTCACCAAGCAAG TCCTCCAACCCTGTTCAGCGTCATAGCTCTTTGAGTTTAGGCGGGACAGACAGTGAAGATGAACAG ATACCTTCCGGAGCTTCCTCCAGGCCCATCAGTCCTTcatcctctgctgctctgggggCCCCCGGCTCACGAGGCAGCAGCTTCCTTCCCGTTGACTTCACCATCCCTGCCAGTCCCCTTGGCTGCCTGGACACCTCAGCAGCCAGGCACAGGATTGCCATAAACCCCCGGAAACAGAAAGGCTTTACCAACAAGAATCAGCAACCCCCCCAG GTGGAGCAGCTGGAAAATGAAGCATGTCTTTCTGCAACTccagaaaagaagggaaattcAACAGAATTACTTGAGAGTGACCAGCATAAAAGTGATTGGGAAG GATTATCAGTCCAGGTGGGACATTGTGCAAAGGGAAGCGGTTCTAAGGAGACACCAGGTGTAAAAAGTCCCACTGATGCTGCCCGTGACTCTTGTGATTCCACACTTGTGGCAGAAGACTCTTGTGCTTTGCTGCAAAAGGATGCATGCCTTCCGGACATGGACCATCACTATAAAGCAGCTGCACCCCTTCTGAGACCTGAGCCTTCTCCAGTGAAGCTGGAGGAACACCACAGTGCAAAAGTGTCGTACTATTCAGATGAGTCTGCTGATGAATTGAAATTACATCAGCAAAATACTAATACTGAAGTATCTACGCTTCCAAAATCGCAACAAATTGAAGGAGAAACTGTTGTGGTTCCAGACATACTAGCAGCTGACTTATTTAGCAATGGTGTGGAAATAGAAGGCATAGATATATTGGCAGATGTTGCGCAAAGGTCCTCAGTAAATTCTGTGGACCCAAACATCAAAGACCAGGAAAAGGGCGATCCACTGTTTATTAGCAAAGTAGAAGCCGGCTTGGGTACTATTGAGAATCATTCCAACCACGCTGTCTCAGATACAGCACCAAGCACTTCACAGGTTGCGGTAGCCGATTCAGAGTCATCTTCTGACATCAAGACAGTGGCTGTTTTGAAGCCTGAAAACAGTTCAGTAACAAGAAATGACAAAGAAACTTGTGAAATAATGGAATTTCAGTCATCCAAAGGcgatgcagaaaaaaatatagacaCTGCTGCATCTGTCTTGGAAGCAGGTTGCATACTAACTCCCAGTGAATTGGAAGTATGTTTTACAGcagaaactgtttctgttttgaagggTAACCAAGGCAGTCAACAGGCCAACACAtcatacatttctgaaaaactttCCATTGGATGTCTTGCCTCTTCAAGTTTGGCTGGCTTGAAGAGTCATATCTCTTCCGATGATGACAGTAAGGAGTACCAGATAAGCAGTacagcttctcacagaaaaaCAGTGGAAGACAGTCGATCTTcagatgaaaatgtaaaaagtcCACTGAAGACTGCTTCTGCTAAACCAGTCAGATTTACCATTGCACCAGCATGGCAAAGATCTCTCTCAGGGGGTTCAAATTCAAAGGAAGATTCCTATACTAGAAGTTCCCCAACGTCCCCTATAAGACCAGAGTTGTTTGAAGGAATGACAAAAGAACACACACGTTTTGATGCAGTCATCCAGGAATCAGCAAAAACCAGCTCAGATAGATTTGATCGAAACTGTAAGGACAGTGATTTGCATTTGAATTCTTCTATGGAGTGGGCTGACCATGAAGCACAAAATGTTGAAAACCCATTTGGGATCAGACTAAGGAGAACATCTTCTTTACTAAAATACCAGAATGAAAGCCGTGCTGAGTCTCCAAAGCTGATCCCCTCAGCTGTTCCCATTGCTTCTTCTGCTTCAGTCAAGGAGGATCAGAAATCGGTGGGCACTGGGAAGCCACCTCCAGGCCTTCCTGTCAGCACAAaatcatttgttaaaaaaacagatCTCCTAGAAGATAAAAGTCTTCCCAAGACAAGATCAGAAGAAGTTGCAAAGAAGCAAAATGGTCATAAACTTTCAG AAAAAGTCTCCTCTCGACATTTGGAAACTGCTTCCTCTGAACCAGCTTGGGTCTCCATggcaaaactaaaacaaaaggGTTTCCAGGACCACCCTCTTGCCAAAGAACATATAGCTGAAGACAAAGCTTTGACCAAAGTGGATCAAGAGGAG CAAGGGAACTGTGCCAGCGAGAACATACTGAAGAAGAATATGTCTTCCAGCTTGAGCTCTCAGGACAGGAAAATGCACGTGAAGACCAGTGtgtctgctgcagcag GTAAAGTTGGACCTATTGCTCAGGAAGCATCTGTGATTCCTGCTGTTGAAAAGGAAGCAAGACACTCCTCTAACCTGCCAATGACACCATGCAGCCCTGCTGAACCACCGTGGCTGTCCCTGGCCAAGAAGAAAGCCAAAGCATGGAGTGAAATGCCCCAGATTGTACAATAG
- the KIAA1210 gene encoding acrosomal protein KIAA1210 homolog isoform X4 produces the protein MGNKALSHDSVFIFESAPGNVAGDMLSQENIPGRVKTLQLQLQQNIRLGSPPLVITGKKLEDAGAVSEDDGLPRSPPEISTLHEVLTDSPSKSSNPVQRHSSLSLGGTDSEDEQIPSGASSRPISPSSSAALGAPGSRGSSFLPVDFTIPASPLGCLDTSAARHRIAINPRKQKGFTNKNQQPPQVEQLENEACLSATPEKKGNSTELLESDQHKSDWEGLSVQVGHCAKGSGSKETPGVKSPTDAARDSCDSTLVAEDSCALLQKDACLPDMDHHYKAAAPLLRPEPSPVKLEEHHSAKVSYYSDESADELKLHQQNTNTEVSTLPKSQQIEGETVVVPDILAADLFSNGVEIEGIDILADVAQRSSVNSVDPNIKDQEKGDPLFISKVEAGLGTIENHSNHAVSDTAPSTSQVAVADSESSSDIKTVAVLKPENSSVTRNDKETCEIMEFQSSKGDAEKNIDTAASVLEAGCILTPSELEVCFTAETVSVLKGNQGSQQANTSYISEKLSIGCLASSSLAGLKSHISSDDDSKEYQISSTASHRKTVEDSRSSDENVKSPLKTASAKPVRFTIAPAWQRSLSGGSNSKEDSYTRSSPTSPIRPELFEGMTKEHTRFDAVIQESAKTSSDRFDRNCKDSDLHLNSSMEWADHEAQNVENPFGIRLRRTSSLLKYQNESRAESPKLIPSAVPIASSASVKEDQKSVGTGKPPPGLPVSTKSFVKKTDLLEDKSLPKTRSEEVAKKQNGHKLSEKVSSRHLETASSEPAWVSMAKLKQKGFQDHPLAKEHIAEDKALTKVDQEEQGNCASENILKKNMSSSLSSQDRKMHVKTSVSAAAGKVGPIAQEASVIPAVEKEARHSSNLPMTPCSPAEPPWLSLAKKKAKAWSEMPQIVQ, from the exons ATGGGAAACAAAGCCTTGTCCCATGACAGCGTCTTCATTTTTGAGTCTGCACCAGGAAATGTGGCAGGTGACATGTTGTCTCAGGAAAACATACCTGGAAGAGTGAAAACTTTGCAG CTTCAGTTGCAGCAGAACATCAGACTTGGATCACCTCCTCTTGTTATAACTGGAAAGAAACTGGAAGATGCAGGTGCTGTTTCTGAAGATGATGGTTTACCTAGAAGCCCTCCTGAAATTTCAACCCTTCATGAAGTTCTGACAGATTCACCAAGCAAG TCCTCCAACCCTGTTCAGCGTCATAGCTCTTTGAGTTTAGGCGGGACAGACAGTGAAGATGAACAG ATACCTTCCGGAGCTTCCTCCAGGCCCATCAGTCCTTcatcctctgctgctctgggggCCCCCGGCTCACGAGGCAGCAGCTTCCTTCCCGTTGACTTCACCATCCCTGCCAGTCCCCTTGGCTGCCTGGACACCTCAGCAGCCAGGCACAGGATTGCCATAAACCCCCGGAAACAGAAAGGCTTTACCAACAAGAATCAGCAACCCCCCCAG GTGGAGCAGCTGGAAAATGAAGCATGTCTTTCTGCAACTccagaaaagaagggaaattcAACAGAATTACTTGAGAGTGACCAGCATAAAAGTGATTGGGAAG GATTATCAGTCCAGGTGGGACATTGTGCAAAGGGAAGCGGTTCTAAGGAGACACCAGGTGTAAAAAGTCCCACTGATGCTGCCCGTGACTCTTGTGATTCCACACTTGTGGCAGAAGACTCTTGTGCTTTGCTGCAAAAGGATGCATGCCTTCCGGACATGGACCATCACTATAAAGCAGCTGCACCCCTTCTGAGACCTGAGCCTTCTCCAGTGAAGCTGGAGGAACACCACAGTGCAAAAGTGTCGTACTATTCAGATGAGTCTGCTGATGAATTGAAATTACATCAGCAAAATACTAATACTGAAGTATCTACGCTTCCAAAATCGCAACAAATTGAAGGAGAAACTGTTGTGGTTCCAGACATACTAGCAGCTGACTTATTTAGCAATGGTGTGGAAATAGAAGGCATAGATATATTGGCAGATGTTGCGCAAAGGTCCTCAGTAAATTCTGTGGACCCAAACATCAAAGACCAGGAAAAGGGCGATCCACTGTTTATTAGCAAAGTAGAAGCCGGCTTGGGTACTATTGAGAATCATTCCAACCACGCTGTCTCAGATACAGCACCAAGCACTTCACAGGTTGCGGTAGCCGATTCAGAGTCATCTTCTGACATCAAGACAGTGGCTGTTTTGAAGCCTGAAAACAGTTCAGTAACAAGAAATGACAAAGAAACTTGTGAAATAATGGAATTTCAGTCATCCAAAGGcgatgcagaaaaaaatatagacaCTGCTGCATCTGTCTTGGAAGCAGGTTGCATACTAACTCCCAGTGAATTGGAAGTATGTTTTACAGcagaaactgtttctgttttgaagggTAACCAAGGCAGTCAACAGGCCAACACAtcatacatttctgaaaaactttCCATTGGATGTCTTGCCTCTTCAAGTTTGGCTGGCTTGAAGAGTCATATCTCTTCCGATGATGACAGTAAGGAGTACCAGATAAGCAGTacagcttctcacagaaaaaCAGTGGAAGACAGTCGATCTTcagatgaaaatgtaaaaagtcCACTGAAGACTGCTTCTGCTAAACCAGTCAGATTTACCATTGCACCAGCATGGCAAAGATCTCTCTCAGGGGGTTCAAATTCAAAGGAAGATTCCTATACTAGAAGTTCCCCAACGTCCCCTATAAGACCAGAGTTGTTTGAAGGAATGACAAAAGAACACACACGTTTTGATGCAGTCATCCAGGAATCAGCAAAAACCAGCTCAGATAGATTTGATCGAAACTGTAAGGACAGTGATTTGCATTTGAATTCTTCTATGGAGTGGGCTGACCATGAAGCACAAAATGTTGAAAACCCATTTGGGATCAGACTAAGGAGAACATCTTCTTTACTAAAATACCAGAATGAAAGCCGTGCTGAGTCTCCAAAGCTGATCCCCTCAGCTGTTCCCATTGCTTCTTCTGCTTCAGTCAAGGAGGATCAGAAATCGGTGGGCACTGGGAAGCCACCTCCAGGCCTTCCTGTCAGCACAAaatcatttgttaaaaaaacagatCTCCTAGAAGATAAAAGTCTTCCCAAGACAAGATCAGAAGAAGTTGCAAAGAAGCAAAATGGTCATAAACTTTCAG AAAAAGTCTCCTCTCGACATTTGGAAACTGCTTCCTCTGAACCAGCTTGGGTCTCCATggcaaaactaaaacaaaaggGTTTCCAGGACCACCCTCTTGCCAAAGAACATATAGCTGAAGACAAAGCTTTGACCAAAGTGGATCAAGAGGAG CAAGGGAACTGTGCCAGCGAGAACATACTGAAGAAGAATATGTCTTCCAGCTTGAGCTCTCAGGACAGGAAAATGCACGTGAAGACCAGTGtgtctgctgcagcag GTAAAGTTGGACCTATTGCTCAGGAAGCATCTGTGATTCCTGCTGTTGAAAAGGAAGCAAGACACTCCTCTAACCTGCCAATGACACCATGCAGCCCTGCTGAACCACCGTGGCTGTCCCTGGCCAAGAAGAAAGCCAAAGCATGGAGTGAAATGCCCCAGATTGTACAATAG